A window of Octopus sinensis linkage group LG29, ASM634580v1, whole genome shotgun sequence contains these coding sequences:
- the LOC115226086 gene encoding zinc finger protein OZF-like produces MMENEFCEGGSVKCKSELDNNDFLDEKRKDGGQKPYSCDICKMSFSQKGKLIVHKRVHTGEKPYRCDICGKSFSRSDHLSRHKRIHTGEKLFDCDICGESFTQKDILIKHKRIHTGEKPYHCDICGKSFSQSDHLTTHKRNHTGEKPFNCDICGESFTRKDTLIKHKRIHTGEKPYQCDICGKSFSYSSSLTKHKPVHTGDKPYQCDICGKSFSYGSSFTKHKPVHTGEKPFDCDICGESFTRKDTLIKHKRIHTGEKPYHCDICAKSFSQSSNLTRHKRVHTGERPYQCDICGKSFSEGSQLSIHKFTHTGEKPYHCEICGKLFTEKGTLITHKCIHTGEKPYRCDICGKSFSDGSGLTRHKLVHIGERTYHCDICGKSFSRSDHLANHRRVHTGEKPYRCDICGKSFSDGSCFTRHKSVHIIEVISVHHVQEIISDMFVQHSSLNVSLKGPENDSPLNFLGLCKYLNRVKVLAGGKTSIFVSQICLTVGLCQLHHHCRLLRRSLSSVTTDAGISQWETTRTGLLRLVAVKAKVFGRRVLICSERRSSRDRHAFDLDIFYVLL; encoded by the exons ATGATGGAAAACGAATTCTGTGAAGGCGGCAGTGTTAAATGTAAATCAGAGTTGGACAATAATGATTTTCTTGATGAGAAGCGAAAAGACGGAGGGCAAAAACCCTATTCTTGTGATATATGTAAaatgtcattctctcaaaaaggtaaACTCATtgttcacaaacgtgttcatacaggagaaaagccatatcggtgtgatatctgtggtaaatcattctctcgaagtgaTCACTTATctagacacaaacgcattcatacaggggaaaagctATTtgactgtgacatttgtggtgaATCATTTACTCAGAAAGATATTCtaattaaacacaaacgtattcatacaggagagaagccatatcactgtgatatctgtggtaaatcattctctcaaagcgatcacttgactacacacaaacgcaatcatacaggagagaagccatttaactgtgacatttgtggtgaATCATTTACTCGGAAAGATACTCtaattaaacacaaacgtattcatacgggagagaagccatatcagtgtgatatctgtggtaaatcattctcttatagcAGTAGCCTCACTAAACACAAACCTGTTCATACAGGAGacaagccatatcagtgtgatatctgtggtaaatcattctcttatggCAGTAGCTTCACTAAACACAAAcctg ttcatacaggagagaagccatttgactgtgacatttgtggtgaATCATTTACTCGGAAAGATACTCtaattaaacacaaacgtattcatacaggagagaagccatatcactgcgatatctgtgctaaatcattctctcaa AGCAGtaacttaactagacacaaacgtgttcatacaggagagaggccatatcagtgtgatatctgtggtaaatcattctctgaaggaAGTCAACTATCTAtacacaaattcactcacacaggagagaaaccctatcactgtgagatctgtggtaaattatttacTGAGAAAGGTACTCTaattacacacaaatgtattcatacgggagagaagccatatcggtgtgatatctgtggtaaatcattctctgatggcagtggcttaactagacacaaacttGTTCATATAGGAGAGAGgacataccactgtgatatctgtggtaaatcattctcccgaaGTGATCACTTAGCTAATCacagacgtgttcatacaggagagaagccatatcggtgtgatatctgtggtaaatcattctctgatggcagtTGCTTCACTAGACACAAATCTGTTCATATAATAGaggtgatatctgtg CATCATGTTCAGGAAATAATCTCCGATATGTTTGTTCAGCATTCTTCCTTAAATGTTTCGTTAAAAGGTCCAGAAAACGACTCACCTTTAAATTTCCTTGGGTTATGTAAATACCTCAACAGAGTCAAG GTTTTAGCTGGGGGGAAAACAAGCATTTTCGTGAGCCAAATCTGTTTGACAGTTGGCTtatgtcagcttcatcatcactgtcgtctgTTACGGCGATCACTGTCGTCtgtaacaactgatgccggaaTCAGTCAATGGGAGACAACTCGTACTGGCTTGCTTCGTCTGGTTGCCGTTAAGGCAAAGGTGTTTGGACGACGTGTTCTTATCTGTAGTGAAAGACGCTCCAGCCGAGACCGTCATGCCTTTGATTTGGATATATTCTATGttctgct GTGA